One stretch of Limnohabitans sp. DNA includes these proteins:
- the cgtA gene encoding Obg family GTPase CgtA, with the protein MKFVDEAYIDISAGDGGNGCVSFRHEKYKEFGGPNGGDGGRGGHVFAFADINLNTLVDYRYSRRHDAKRGQHGMGSDMFGAAGDDVTLKMPVGTIITDAETGEVLYELLEPGETIMIAKGGDGGFGNMRFKSAINRAPRQKTPGWLGEKKELKLELKVLADVGLLGMPNAGKSTFIAAVSNARPKIADYPFTTLHPNLGVVRVGPEQSFVVADVPGLIEGASEGAGLGHLFLRHLQRTRLLLHVVDFAPFDENVDPVQQAKAIVAELKKYDPGLYNKPRWLVLNKLDMVPTEEREARLKEFIKRMRYKGPVFQISALTREGCEPLIKEIYKHIRAQQIIEQGIVEIDPRFTEQDKPQEPDADDPRFKPLPSDAD; encoded by the coding sequence ATGAAGTTCGTTGACGAAGCCTATATTGACATCTCCGCAGGTGACGGCGGGAACGGCTGCGTCTCGTTCCGCCATGAAAAATACAAAGAATTCGGTGGTCCCAACGGGGGAGATGGCGGGCGAGGCGGTCATGTGTTTGCTTTTGCCGACATCAACCTGAACACCTTGGTCGATTACCGTTACTCGCGCAGGCACGATGCCAAACGCGGCCAGCACGGCATGGGCTCCGACATGTTCGGCGCTGCCGGCGACGATGTCACCCTCAAAATGCCGGTGGGCACCATCATCACCGATGCCGAAACCGGCGAAGTGCTCTATGAGTTGCTGGAGCCGGGTGAAACCATCATGATCGCCAAGGGTGGCGACGGTGGTTTTGGCAACATGCGCTTCAAAAGCGCGATCAACCGCGCGCCCCGCCAAAAAACACCCGGCTGGCTCGGTGAGAAGAAAGAGCTCAAGCTCGAATTGAAGGTGCTGGCCGATGTCGGTCTGCTGGGCATGCCCAATGCGGGCAAGTCCACCTTCATCGCGGCCGTCTCCAATGCCCGCCCCAAAATCGCCGATTACCCCTTCACCACCTTGCACCCCAACTTGGGCGTGGTGCGTGTGGGCCCCGAACAAAGCTTTGTGGTGGCCGATGTGCCGGGGCTGATCGAGGGCGCCTCAGAAGGTGCTGGCTTGGGCCATTTGTTCCTGCGCCATTTGCAGCGCACCCGTTTGCTCTTGCATGTGGTCGACTTTGCGCCTTTTGACGAGAACGTCGATCCGGTGCAGCAGGCCAAGGCCATCGTGGCGGAGCTTAAAAAATACGATCCCGGTTTGTACAACAAGCCCCGCTGGCTGGTGCTGAACAAGCTGGACATGGTGCCAACCGAGGAGCGCGAAGCGCGGTTGAAGGAATTCATCAAGCGCATGCGTTACAAAGGCCCCGTCTTTCAAATTTCTGCCCTGACCCGTGAAGGTTGCGAGCCGCTGATCAAGGAAATCTACAAACACATCCGTGCCCAGCAAATCATCGAGCAGGGCATTGTGGAGATTGACCCCCGCTTCACCGAACAGGACAAGCCGCAAGAGCCGGATGCCGATGACCCGCGTTTCAAGCCGCTGCCGTCTGATGCGGATTGA